A genomic stretch from Thauera sp. GDN1 includes:
- a CDS encoding GlxA family transcriptional regulator, with protein MKSGGLAPDRGVNHWSGRGGDEPTRFGFLLVPGFTLVGFGAAVDPLRLANMVARRTLYQCVTLTLDGAPVRSSAGVCVTPDCAAADAMELDAVFVIGPNPLPVSGSEPILRWLRALAAKGVALGGVDTGSYFLACAGLLDGYRSTIHWEDMDALLDRFPRLVVSTKLYEVDRDRASCSGGIAPVEMMIHLIGLGGGGHKIASAVAELMIYERRGPEERQRTALRDVAASSHPKLVEAIKLMECNIEEPLTMEEVAAHMQFSARQLERLFRETLHCTPRQYYLQLRLERARQLLTRTNRPIADIVMACGFVSFAHFSHRYHAGFGISPSADRRRHNAEGERFANVTADARASSELLPVRVADDVPGSRA; from the coding sequence GTGAAAAGTGGTGGGCTAGCCCCGGACCGCGGTGTCAATCATTGGTCGGGGCGGGGCGGTGACGAGCCGACTCGCTTCGGTTTCCTGCTGGTGCCGGGGTTCACCCTGGTCGGTTTCGGTGCGGCGGTAGACCCTTTGCGCCTCGCCAACATGGTGGCGAGGCGAACACTGTACCAGTGCGTCACACTGACCCTGGATGGTGCGCCGGTGCGCTCCAGCGCGGGTGTGTGCGTCACGCCCGACTGCGCCGCCGCTGACGCCATGGAGCTCGATGCGGTGTTCGTCATCGGTCCCAATCCGCTGCCCGTCTCCGGCAGCGAGCCGATCCTGCGGTGGTTACGCGCGCTGGCCGCTAAGGGGGTGGCGCTCGGTGGCGTCGACACCGGCAGCTACTTTCTCGCCTGCGCCGGGTTGCTCGATGGGTACCGCAGCACCATCCACTGGGAAGACATGGACGCACTGCTCGACCGCTTTCCGCGGCTCGTGGTGTCAACCAAGCTCTATGAGGTGGACCGCGACCGAGCTTCGTGCAGCGGCGGCATCGCGCCGGTGGAGATGATGATCCACCTCATCGGCTTGGGCGGTGGCGGGCACAAGATCGCCTCCGCGGTCGCGGAATTGATGATCTACGAACGCAGGGGGCCAGAAGAACGGCAAAGGACAGCGCTGCGCGACGTGGCGGCGAGCTCTCACCCGAAGCTGGTCGAGGCGATCAAGTTGATGGAGTGCAACATTGAAGAGCCGCTGACCATGGAAGAGGTCGCTGCGCACATGCAGTTCTCCGCCCGCCAGCTCGAGCGCCTGTTTCGTGAAACCCTGCACTGCACGCCGCGCCAGTATTACCTGCAGCTGCGCCTGGAGCGCGCCCGCCAGCTGTTGACCCGCACCAACCGCCCGATTGCCGACATCGTGATGGCCTGCGGTTTCGTCTCCTTTGCACATTTTTCCCATCGTTATCACGCCGGCTTCGGCATTTCGCCGAGTGCCGACCGGCGCCGCCACAATGCGGAAGGTGAGCGTTTCGCCAACGTCACCGCCGACGCCCGCGCGTCCTCGGAGCTTCTGCCCGTAAGAGTGGCCGACGACGTCCCTGGTTCGCGCGCCTGA
- a CDS encoding creatininase has protein sequence MKSVHISELTWPDYDVKVRDGRTPVLIPVGALEQHGPHMSMNPDVLLPTAISERVAQRIDALVAPPIAYGYKSQQKSGGGNHMPGTTSLDGQTVTSTIKDVLKELARHGVRKTVLVNGHYENSAFIVEGVDLAQRELRWDGIKDFSTVVLSYWDFVTQEAIDAIYQGEFPGWAVEHGGVLETSLMLHLHPRLVDMEKVCDHAPAQFPPYDFFPIKPEWTPASGCLSSAKRASAEHGETLLEVCVEGISRELATAFD, from the coding sequence ATGAAAAGTGTGCACATTTCCGAGCTGACCTGGCCCGATTACGACGTCAAGGTCCGCGACGGCAGGACGCCGGTGCTCATCCCGGTCGGCGCGCTGGAGCAGCACGGGCCCCACATGTCGATGAACCCGGACGTGCTGCTGCCCACGGCCATTTCGGAGCGTGTCGCGCAGCGCATCGACGCGCTGGTCGCGCCGCCCATCGCCTATGGCTACAAGTCGCAGCAAAAGAGCGGCGGCGGCAACCACATGCCGGGCACGACGAGCCTGGATGGCCAGACCGTGACCTCGACGATCAAGGATGTCCTCAAGGAACTCGCACGCCACGGGGTGCGCAAGACCGTGCTGGTCAATGGCCACTACGAGAATTCCGCCTTCATCGTCGAAGGGGTGGACCTCGCGCAGCGCGAGCTGCGTTGGGACGGCATCAAGGACTTCTCCACCGTGGTCCTGTCGTACTGGGACTTCGTCACCCAGGAGGCGATCGACGCCATCTACCAGGGCGAATTTCCGGGCTGGGCTGTGGAGCACGGCGGCGTGCTCGAGACCTCGCTGATGCTGCACCTGCATCCGCGACTGGTCGACATGGAAAAGGTGTGCGACCACGCCCCCGCGCAGTTCCCGCCCTACGACTTCTTTCCGATCAAGCCGGAATGGACGCCCGCCTCGGGCTGCCTGTCGTCGGCCAAGCGCGCCTCGGCCGAGCACGGCGAGACCCTGCTCGAGGTCTGCGTCGAGGGCATCAGCCGCGAGCTGGCGACTGCTTTCGACTGA
- a CDS encoding M24 family metallopeptidase has translation MTNLAGDIKSMTEMKDLLRIENGEKVKHTFSDQEYINRQSKLRAYMAANSIDAVLFTSMHNINYYSDFLYCSFGRPYALVVTQDKVVSISANIDGGQPWRRTFGDYNVVYTDWRRDNYFRAIQQEIPNKGRVGVEFDHIPVERLEKLKAALPNAQIVDVGAGTMRMRMIKSAEEIALIKHGAQVCDVGGAALAAAVHEGVPEHEVALASTQAMIREIAKRFPDSELMDTWTWFQSGINTDGAHNPVTTRRVQKGDILSLNCFSMISGYYTALERTMFYDHCDDASLKLWEVNVKVHEAGLALVKPGIRCCDVAAQLNEIFAEHGLLQYRTFGYGHSFGVLSHYYGREAGLEFREDIETVLEPGMVVSIEPMIMLPEGMPGAGGYREHDILVVTENGAENITGFKYGPAHNIIKR, from the coding sequence ATGACGAATCTGGCTGGCGACATCAAGTCCATGACCGAAATGAAGGACCTGCTGCGCATCGAGAACGGCGAGAAGGTGAAGCACACCTTCTCCGATCAGGAGTACATCAACCGCCAGTCCAAGCTGCGCGCCTACATGGCGGCCAACAGCATCGACGCGGTGCTGTTCACGTCGATGCACAACATCAACTACTACAGCGACTTCCTGTACTGCTCCTTCGGCCGCCCCTACGCCCTGGTCGTGACCCAGGACAAGGTGGTGTCGATCAGCGCCAACATCGACGGTGGCCAGCCGTGGCGCCGCACCTTCGGCGACTACAACGTGGTCTACACCGACTGGCGCCGTGACAACTACTTCCGCGCGATTCAGCAGGAGATCCCCAACAAGGGTCGGGTCGGTGTCGAGTTCGACCACATCCCGGTCGAGCGCCTGGAGAAGCTGAAGGCCGCGCTGCCCAATGCGCAGATCGTCGATGTCGGCGCCGGCACCATGCGCATGCGCATGATCAAGTCGGCCGAGGAGATCGCCCTCATCAAGCACGGCGCCCAGGTGTGCGACGTCGGTGGCGCTGCGCTCGCCGCGGCCGTGCATGAAGGCGTGCCCGAGCACGAAGTGGCGCTGGCCTCGACCCAGGCGATGATCCGCGAGATCGCCAAGCGCTTCCCCGATTCGGAACTGATGGACACCTGGACCTGGTTCCAGTCGGGCATCAACACCGACGGCGCCCACAACCCGGTGACCACGCGCCGCGTGCAGAAGGGCGACATCCTGTCGCTGAACTGCTTCTCGATGATCTCGGGCTACTACACCGCGCTCGAGCGCACCATGTTCTACGACCACTGCGACGACGCCTCGCTGAAGCTGTGGGAAGTCAACGTCAAGGTGCACGAAGCCGGCCTGGCGCTGGTGAAGCCGGGCATCCGCTGCTGCGACGTCGCCGCCCAGCTCAACGAGATCTTCGCCGAGCACGGCCTGCTGCAGTACCGCACCTTCGGCTACGGCCACTCCTTCGGCGTGCTGTCGCACTACTACGGTCGCGAGGCCGGCCTCGAGTTCCGTGAAGACATCGAGACCGTCCTCGAGCCGGGCATGGTGGTGTCGATCGAGCCGATGATCATGCTGCCCGAAGGCATGCCGGGCGCCGGCGGCTACCGCGAACACGACATCCTGGTCGTGACCGAGAACGGTGCCGAGAACATCACCGGCTTCAAGTACGGCCCCGCGCACAACATCATCAAGCGCTGA